One window of the Bradysia coprophila strain Holo2 chromosome X unlocalized genomic scaffold, BU_Bcop_v1 contig_26, whole genome shotgun sequence genome contains the following:
- the LOC119069144 gene encoding Golgi to ER traffic protein 1 codes for MLLLISSICFLMTFIQRIVDLILPRISFASAAERRLEKDLMDMKQQQIKLSPRDDYTAFVRLDRKINETQAYLLDRKTKLANKKLVLKYGLSYATYGVLTFVLIVISFLYRTTPVIVFDSRFDFTPFGFIMRFPTGISGAVSIPFWIFVNSFVSKNIASYF; via the exons ATGCTGCTGCTAATCAGTTCAATTTGCTTTTTAATGACATTCATTCAACGAATAGTTGATTTG ATCCTTCCACGAATATCATTTGCTAGCGCAGCTGAAAGACGACTAGAAAAAGACTTAATGGACATGAAGCAACAGCAAATCAAATTATCACCACGAGACGATTATACAGCGTTCGTGCGTCTAGATCGGAAGATAAACGAAACGCAAGCCTATCTTTTAGACCGTAAAACGAAAttagcaaataaaaaattagtcTTAAAATATGGCCTGTCCTATGCAACGTATGGTGTGTTAACATTTGTTCTAATTGTCATATCGTTCCTGTATCGAACGACACCAGTCATTGTGTTTGATAGCAGATTCGACTTTACACCATTCGGATTCATTATGAGATTTCCCACGGGAATCTCTGGAGCTGTGTCGATAccgttttggatttttgtaaatagtTTTGTATCGAAGAACATTGCATCCTATTTTTGA
- the LOC119069138 gene encoding uncharacterized protein LOC119069138 has product MNKQIVTNLIKVISKSTDKNSIYKALVKLRTDLVKDKHGVTLLLEVEGSIGSLVRLISKPYEKILEVALSILGNACTLKECSKQAIQHGVVPTLLTILKSIPSSSVQSKAYRLLGNLARESNEKICNLAKGIGIAIAAVLEDNKDVHTLNMGVRAARLLWSEMTFYEEFSRYEGVKKIIRIMVKLTKMEPTVVVKSIVEEDPEQKARVDFMVEHIQVMETINSNAFDREILKKAKPAEDAFVLPENSAEKELLHEIFRCLQTVTQGPLLRVIYDFYIEASGCSCIVYFAKADSPFRTLCLKILSNLSKSQNSTDFLRSADAITTACSLITNQNLVPPLSESEERHCISIICLLANDSCNRAKIRMSGAIKRIIEVAKNTKCDDTLSMILFGLQNFRYDNNSIDLMIKMRLVNVLIERLDLNLKDLTETHDKKLKRTSTADPVDTEVAIDKGRDDEDSDTPTVKKMKLDYFPFTVNKEASISPTSSGNFNYLFPSSPCSSTSLSPQSTPTRVNEFPEDYDSEYSPVCSDIEDVNEDETIEQNTIKDCDKNGMSVMKLMEMIEDTMQSEQEDVEDKESTAYEIVEKNKIVQLIVSTLCSISNRMKHGSDLCTPDILNTLIQTCRLAFRRKIPTAVWNHQGVPLVLSHIVSDVTNFVPIIKQNFIFKLYEMTMTVDDRDECSTCRDMYDVGKGLLNLLRNLGENGYGRGEMAHLLFKGDQSIKRQVAVVTTYIISDPKILHKLLVECSGIYIIMDIILTKNDNLANDAVTGLSSLSDVLNITVPKCNKKNINRDVPYDANMEFEQSSDQSFITVIAGKSPEATNRIEFNEEILMKSCEVFSRMLNTDFKESHEKRINLTNQTIEGVKYFLHVILQSSNNQSLHVPGSDLITAVLETYDMTKIYMLTELEEDVFNVIVCMLNESTVLKIFRFSMLNHKPELTELAINYYLSASIFAELKVNMFREADNSEYDTEWNQMILDAVVCTIQNMIT; this is encoded by the exons ATGAACAAGCAGATTGTGACGAATTTGATAAAAGTCATCAGCAAGTCCACtgacaaaaattcaatttacaaagCGTTGGTGAAATTACGAACAGATCTCGTAAAAGACAAACATGGTGTTACACTTCTGCTTGAAGTTGAGGGTTCCATTGGTTCTTTGGTACGGTTAATAAGCAAACCGTACGAAAAAATCTTAGAAGTTGCTCTCAGCATATTGGGCAATGCGTGTACATTGAAGGAGTGCAGTAAACAG GCAATACAACACGGTGTTGTTCCTACTCTGTTGACAATCCTAAAAAGTATTCCCAGTTCGAGCGTACAGTCGAAAGCTTACAGACTGCTGGGTAACTTGGCTCGTGAATCGAACGAAAAGATTTGTAATCTGGCTAAAGGCATTGGTATCGCAATAGCCGCGGTTCTCGAGGATAATAAAGATGTTCACACACTCAATATGGGTGTTCGTGCAGCAAG GCTACTCTGGAGTGAGATGACATTCTATGAAGAGTTTAGCCGTTACGAGGGTGTGAAGAAGATCATCCGAATCATGGTCAAGCTGACGAAAATGGAACCGACGGTTGTTGTTAAGTCAATTGTTGAAGAAGATCCGGAGCAGAAAGCACGAGTTGACTTTATGGTGGAGCACATTCAGGTCATGGAAACGATAAATAGTAACGCATTCGACagagaaatattaaaaaaggCAAAACCCGCGGAGGATGCCTTTGTTCTACCCGAAAACAGTGCCGAAAAGGAACTTTTGCACGAAATATTCAGATGCTTACAAACGGTGACTCAGGGACCATTGCTACGCGTAATCTACGAT TTCTATATTGAAGCTTCCGGATGCAGTTGTATCGTCTACTTTGCCAAGGCCGATAGTCCATTCCGAACGCTATGTTTGAAGATTCTCTCAAATTTGTCAAAGAGTCAGAATTCAACAGACTTTCTACGTTCTGCCGATGCTATCACAACGGCGTGCAGCTTAAttacaaatcaaaatttag TTCCACCATTAAGCGAATCTGAGGAGAGACACTGCATCAGCATCATATGCTTGCTGGCCAATGACTCATGTAACCGAGCAAAGATTCGTATGAGTGGAGCTATTAAAAGGATCATAGAAGTAGCCAAGAATACTAAATGCGATGACACTTTATCAATG ATCCTCTTTGGTCTGCAAAACTTCCGATACGACAACAACAGCATCGATCTGATGATCAAAATGCGATTGGTGAATGTGTTAATCGAACGTttggatttgaatttaaaGGATCTGACGGAAACTCACGACAAAAAACTGAAACGAACATCGACCGCCGACCCCGTTGACACTGAAGTCGCAATAGATAAAGGACGCGACGACGAAGATTCGGATACACCAACGGTGAAGAAGATGAAATTGGACTACTTTCCATTCACTGTCAAT AAAGAAGCATCCATATCTCCGACCAGCAgtggaaattttaattatttatttccgAGCAGTCCATGCAGTTCAACAAGTCTATCTCCACAAAGTACCCCAACGCGTGTCAATG AGTTCCCAGAGGATTATGATTCCGAATATTCACCCGTGTGTAGTGACATTGAGGATGTCAATGAGGACGAGACAATCGAACAAAATACTATAAAAGATTGTGATAAAAATGGTATGAGTGTGATGAAGTTGATGGAAATGATTGAGGATACAATGCAATCGGAACAGGAAGATGTGGAGG ACAAGGAGAGCACGGCTTATGAGATAGTCGAAAAGAACAAAATTGTACAGTTAATTGTAAGTACTTTATGTAGCATTTCAAATCGCATGAAACATGGCTCTGATTTGTGCACACCAGACATTTTGAACACCTTAATTCAAACGTGTCGTCTGGCATTTCGGCGAAAGATTCCAACAGCTGTGTGGAATCATCAAGGTGTTCCGTTAGTGTTGTCACACATTGTCAG CGACGTTACGAACTTTGTGCcaataatcaaacagaatTTCATCTTCAAATTGTACGAGATGACAATGACTGTTGATGATCGTGATGAATGCAGTACGTGTCGTGAT ATGTATGACGTCGGTAAGGGATTGTTGAATTTGCTGCGAAATTTGGGTGAAAACGGATACGGTCGTGGTGAGATGGCCCATTTGCTATTTAAGGGTGATCAGTCAATTAAACGGCAAGTGGCCGTTGTAACAACGTACATAATAAG CGATCCAAAAATTCTGCATAAATTGCTAGTGGAATGTAGTGGCATTTACATCATCATGGACATCATTCTGACGAAAAACGATAATCTAGCAAACGATGCAGTAACCGGACTGTCATCGCTGTCGGACGTACTGAATATAACCGTACccaaatgcaataaaaagaACATCAACCGCGATGTACCGTACGATGCCAATATGGAATTCGAGCAGAGCAGCGATCAATCGTTCATCACAGTAATTGCCGGTAAAAGTCCCGAAGCGACCAATCGCATCGAATTCAACGAAgaaattctgatgaaaagttgTGAAGTATTCAGTCGCATGCTGAACACCGACTTCAAAGAGTCTCACGAGAAACGAATCAATTTAACGAATCAAACGATTGAAGGAGTCAAATACTTTCTCCATGTGATCTTGCAATCATCGAACAACCAGTCGCTGCATGTGCCCGGCTCCGATTTGATAACCGCTGTGCTGGAGACATACGACATGACAAAGATTTACATGCTAACCGAATTGGAAGAGGATGTGTTCAATGTAATCGTGTGCATGCTGAATGAGAGTACAGTGCTGAAAATATTCCGGTTTTCCATGTTGAATCACAAGCCCGAACTGACGGAACTAGCCATTAATTACTATTTAAGTGCCAGCATTTTTGCTGAATTGAAAGTGAATATGTTTAGGGAAGCAGACAATTCCGAATATGATACGGAATGGAATCAGATGATATTAGATGCGGTGGTGTGTACTATACAAAACATGATTAcgtaa